ctcacccCTAGGGGCAAACTCAGAGCCCAGACCAGGACTCGAgcctgaaaccctcttgctgcaAGGCAACAGTGCTTACCTCTGCACCACCTTGCCACCTGAAAGGGTGGGTATTATTAGCTAAATGCACTTCAAacttcaaaagtaaaagtatttatAATGTTGCACTATTAGGTAAGGATGTGTAAACATTACTTTAAAATGGCAGTTAGACAAGATGGAAGTAATTAATCTATACCAGTGCATCACATTTATGAACAGATTGTGTGTAAAGTCAAATCTTTACTGGTGCAGAATCTATTGGCTTTGTAAAATTGTGGTGTGGTAAAAGTATTAAGAAGAATAAAACGGAAATACTCGTATAAAGTACAAGaaatgagtaaatgtactcaagTTACATTCTAGCACCAGTACTTTCATTTGTAACCTTCATTCTTTAGCCTGGGATCAGTACGTGTAATCTCAACTCAGTCTGTGATGAAGATTATGAAATGCAACTGAATGCtcaaaaataatttataaagGGAACTGCCtttcagattgttttgtcaCACATGGTATAAAATGTCCACATACTTACTTAGTGGGTATTTGTTCAAGCTGcaagacaaatacaaaaagactCCACAACAAAGTTATGTGCAGGCCACAGGCAATATTAGCATTAGAATTTTTGAGGaatatttgtgttaaaaaaacaaaaaaaaccctacagTTTTTCTACTGTTTTATTCCTCATGGTCACATGTCCAAGAAACAGAGTAATCAAAGACAGAGTTTTATGTCAACTTCACAgtagcttttgtttgtttgattgtccTCATACAGAAGATTTCAGCAGATGGCTAAATCAACACATGCTGCATTAGATATTGCATATTTCTCTAGAAGAGTGAGGTAGAACTGTTTCAGTGTTCGCTTGTCACAAGCACGAGGTCATTAATGATACATTCTCTGAGTTTATACAAATACAACACAGCGAGATAGAGTATAACAGTGATGGGTCCAGAGGACATTCCTGAGTCCAGGAGAAACTCCAGACTTTCCAACAAGGGGAAGTCAGTTGAGGTAAATTTCTATTACTTCCGTCCTACATAAAccttgtttcttattttttgcCTTCAATTCACAGCtgacatgaaacaaatgttttgatatttttcgAGGCTGAGCCaagtgattaaataaaaaataaaggaacacataaatgcaaaacataaaaaaatgcgACCAGCAACCAATTTCTTTTAAATACCATTTCATTCCACATTATGGTGGAAAACAATAGCGTAAATAATCCCTGAAAGCTGCATTGAAAAGTATTAACCATAAGTTTCAGAAAACAGTTCAGTATGGAGCTATGACATTGAGCTAAGGCTTTctggtcttcatcagcagcagcacactgttATACTCTGGAAAAAGGCAGCTACAAACTATTTGATAATTAGTTTCACATATAAAAGCTTAGCATTGGCTCTCATTGTGTACTTTCTGCTCTAAAGACACTTTTGAATAAACCTTGTGAAGCCCTTTGAAGATGAATCCCACTACATTTACACTGCTTCTAACAGGCACTAAGGTAAACTGCAATTTGAATCTAAATTGTGGTCATTCTGGAAGCCTTTGAGGTCAAATATCAAAGTCCTCTCGTCAAGATAGATAGAACAAAGCTATGTGGGCAAAAATGGAACTTCTGCATACATTACAGCTGATTTTTCCTGGAATTCACACAGTTCTCGTCTGACAAGAGAGTTATATTGTGTAATAATTTTGCTGAGGACAGATTTAAAAGCCATTCAGCCTTAATTTGGTCCCTTTGAGGAGGTGGACGATGAAGAGGTGGGactgtgtgaggaggagagggaactGAAACCGCTTGTTCCTGCCATTGTGGCAGTCTGTGGCGTCACAGGAGCCGCTGACTTCTGGGCAAATAGTGTTCCTGCAATGCAGAGATCAGAGAAAAGATTACAATTAAAATCAACAGGCATTGAAAACACGTACTATATGATTAACTTTAGAAGATCAAGATCAACTTCACTGGAGAATTTAATGTCATGTATGTTATGTAGTGTTCTCAATACAGaaacagatacaaaaaaaacccagaagTATTAAAGTGACAGCTTTACATTTTGGAAAGGATACTTGTTAGATTGGCAAGTTAGATTTGAAGATCACTACATATACAGTTAGAGGCAGCAggctaacttagcttagcacagacagagggaaacagcagcctggctctgtccaaaagaTAACAAACCCTCCTTACACTAATTTAACACTTATtaccttgtttgtttaatctgtaaaagTCAAAGGGAAATCACTGGTCACAGCCAACAAACAGTCTGACACATAATCCCTTGGAAAACCACAAACTGTTGTTGttacacataaaacaaacaggatttAACGCGTTAATTGCTGACTTTAATTACAGATTTTTAACCTTCTGTGCAGTGCAGTCTCACGTAACACATGTGGGAAAAAAACTAAGAAGAtcaagtcaaataaatataaatacatagcATCATTTAAAACTAAACACTtgacaaaatccaaaataaatttgaatgaaaatactttttcaaaactgtgacttttcttcttttgtgattTCAAAGTAAAACGCAGAAAGTCAAAAACCATGTTCCTTTAAAACTTCATTACTCACCTGAGTAAACGGTGCCATTGATCTCCACAGATACACTGATACTTGCTGCTCCAGTAGTGGAAATACTCAGGGACAAATcctgtttgctttctgttgagaaaaagaaaacactcaaacGAATAAATTTTCCTAAAATAAATTGATGATACAGCCTGTGTCATTAAATGCAACCCACCATGTCCATTGTTAAGTTTGAGGCTGGGGTTGAAGGGGTTGAAATGAGAGGCAATGGCCAAGAGGTTTTGCTGGAGGGCCTGCTGCATGAGACGCTGCTGCTCCTCCGCCAGATGCATCATTTTCTTGTCTGGcccatcagctgcagctcctcctcctcgctccaGCCTCTCTCTCAGATGTTCCAGTGTGGCAGCTTgtgccagctgctgctgctgctgctgctgctgccccagTGCCAGAGCCATGGGCAGCCGACTGGGTAATACAGGGGTTGACATCTCATCTGATTAGAAACCCAaaaaatttaaagtgaaaatacattttaaactgctgtgaaatcagaacaaaaataataatgataaattaGATAAAATTTCTCTTTAGATAAAATACTATCAGTTTAAAATTATGTCTGGAAAAATCCTGTCATTGTGACCTGCATTACTGCTGAAAAAGGAAATTATCCATTGTCAAATGGCTAAATGTTTAGGAAGATGTAAGCCATTAGTGGTCACAAGTATCCTAAAATCCCTTGCAAGGGCCACAGTTGCATTTTAGCAACTTAATATTTACAACTCAAAATAATAAGGAAAGTGTTTACATAGTAAAAATCTTACAATTGTCAAAATGTAATCAAGTAGGAGTCTTCTGATCAGCTGCGGTAAAACAATATGGAATCCATGATGGATCATACTGATCAGATATTAAAATATGaagaacacacagcacacacagtgtCATACCCGTCTTTTTCTTTAGATTTGGGCTAGCGGATGTGCTCAGGCCGTTGTGTCCGGTCGGTGTGGATGCAGAGAGGACAGCATGCGGAGTGGAGCTCGGGGAGGGGGAGTAACGGTACAAGCTGTTGGTGTAGCTGGGACGTCGACCTTCTCTGCGATTACTGTCGATGGCAGCCTGCAGCTCACCCGGAGAACTCAGGCCCTTCTTCTCACATTCAAACGGGTACAGATACTTCATATACCTATGAAGGAGCAGTTCATGAGTCACTTTTTCAAGCACATTTTATGCCTTTTTTGAGCTTTTTCGGTTACAAATGAGAGAGACACTTACTGGGTGCGGAGAGTGAAGGCTGCGCTAGTGATGGATGTGGGGAGGTTGAGACCTTTGGTGATCTCCCTCCAGATCTTCTTGTTAATGACCTCCACCAGGCCTCCCTTCTCTGTTACCAGCTTATAAAGCCTGTACAAGTCCAGAACCTGCTTCGCCATAATGGGAATGCGGTTGACAGGAGTTCCTGAATGAATGAGTggatgaacaaaatgaaacaaaaccattttgtttaaattctgCTCCTGAAAAGTTAGCATAAAACAAGAGTGGTCTTGTAAAAACACTACCAAAGGACATGTACAAGGAGGATGAGAACTAATTCTGACTTATCTACCTGGGGGCCTTAGGTTAATGTCATAATAAGGCTTAGCTTTGCAGGTAGACTTTTCTAATGAACCTTATTTTGgatggtgggggtggggataattccacaacagcagctttgttgCTGTAATTGATTTGAGCACTGGGGGGGAGGGGTGATTTCAGAGCCAGGAGTTCCTGTCAATCACATGATTGACAACTAATCCTTTCCGATTCTGGTTTGTAGTAAAGTCCATTAATGGAGTCTAAGGGGCAGTTGTAAGAACAAGATTAATCTGTGCTCAGGATGAACAAAGATCATGGACAAcagtgcacatgcacatgcactgtCGTCCATGATCTTTGTCAACTATTTCTGTTTGACTGGGAAGTACATTTCTATTGTGGATTGTCCCTTATGTTGaaagtttccatttttttaGCCAATTCAATAAAAATTACACAAGCGGTAACGAGATAATGCAGTTaagcaaaattattttaattcaatacaaaaacaaaaatagtgagtcttttttttttatctgctcaTCCAAAAATGAGTCAGTCCTCAGCTTTGAACAGCAGCTCTTGACTGTGGGTTTTAAACCAGTTAAAGTGTGTTGTCACTCGCAGCTGAAATGCCATTCCTTCATTAACAAATAAGCATTTTAAAACTCTACCAGTCCAACAGAAGAGCCTCAAGAGCAGCActactttgtttattttatgccCAAAAGAATTCACAAAGACTTGTgttgataaaataataaatgaacgTTCAATCTTCAAACCAGGAGGCTTCAACTCTGAATCTTACCTCGTTTCTGCATAAAGACAAAGAGCTCATCAAGAAACTCCTTCCTGTGTGGGTCATTATCTAGTTCATAAAGCTGtattttttggggaaaaaaaatcacattaacaaCAAGTATGTCAACTGTTCATGCAATTATTTCAGAAATGTTCTTGTTTAGGCTTCATGCATCCACCAAATCCACTGACCTTGGCAAAGTCCCTGGATGGTTCTCCTCTTACTTTTCCTCCATCATTCATTGTATCCTCAGCCCAGGCGGCACCTCCTCTCTGTAAATACACCCACATAAAGAGACATCAGTGAGCGGTTTGCAATGCAGATTGTCCTCTTTGCCTGCTTTATATTATGCACTGAATGAAGAGAGTACAGCAACTGGCAGAGTAGAAGCAGAAACTAGGGAGTGATGTACATGTGGTACTGTACTATGGATGGTGTTATACTGACCACAAGACATGCAATATGTGGtcataaattattaaaatcaaCCTAACACAGGAATGTTGTATCCTTGGTGAGATATAATTTCTATTTAAAGCTTCTCTTTGTCACTTTTCCTCAGGGTCTTTGCTTCCCGCCTCCTGCGTCCAAAGCTGCTTTATCCACAGCACTGCAAATGTTAACTGCAGGGCAGTCAGACAGTAAACACCTGGTCGCCGTAAGCCTCCGGCTGTATAAATTAATGTACATTTTTCAGAGAAAGTGTCGTCTAAAGCTGTGCCCAATAAAAATGGAGCTCAGCGAAAGGCCCCGTGCTCATTAGGTAGTTAAATATGACATGTTATTCCTCCATCACCTCCCCCTGGACATGACCgttaaaggttaaaaatgtGAGCGCAGGGCAGCGTGTGTGCAACTGTGTGGAAAAGCCTGCTGAGAGGTTATTGTCCTGCTAATGTGCACAGAGAGCTGCATGACGATGCCTGTCTTAAGAATGGCCCGGCATTACAATTACATGAAGTAGATTATTCCGCCTATCTTTACTCAAAACTGACATTACAATTCATTTATCTTTCAGATTGTTGTTGATTTAGTTGCACCTCATGACATGTCACGCTGTTTTCTTCGTGGATATCCATTAACGGTTTGCTCGGTGAAGGCTTATGAACGGCATTGTTCACATGCCGTTCAGGTCATGTTCCTCTtgtgaacatgttttatatCAAAACAAGCTTGTGTATTTTTGACAACAAAAcgtgtttttgtatttgataGGATCAAATGCTTACTGTAAGCGCGTGGCTTATCAAAATAATGGTCTGTTTTAGGTTTTCCTCGTCTTCCCTCATAACAATTTTACTTGACACTTGCTattaaatgtgtcattttgaactttaaacacattaacaaGTTCACTAAGTGCTGGTCATCACAACCGGATCCAACTTGGCATAACATTTCACCCTTTGAGCTATAAAATACACGAGAACCAAGAAGCTGCCAGTCCAAGTGTAACTCTCCTTatgtttacagtaaaaacactaATGCTGTGAACGCAGACACACAAGCAGCTGCATGATACTGTAAGGTCTCCGCTGTCAGATGTACCCTACAGCCCAGTCAGAGTTCATTCTAACTGACTTTAAACTGGATGTTAACAATAATATATGCATTAGAGCAGCTACAGTTTCAGAAATCTTTTAATCTGTcagtgtttccatttgtttgcatgtgtactACCAACTCTTGTCGTGGCAGAAGCCGGAAAGCTTatcaaacatttacaaacaattacttttatttcactATTTTAGCCATTACTTTTAGctagctttatttatttcaaccttttaaaactatttctttaaactAGGTCGAGGCCAATTAATCCAACCTTTACCTTCAGCCTTATCACCTTACAACTATCCATGACCTTTAGCTAAATCAATCCATTGGGCCACTTTTAGTCAGCTATTTCAACTATTACTTTCTACTAACTGTTTTAACTTCGCTGCTGGCTTGCAAACCTTCACACAATCTTAATTACATGGGTGATACAGATGAGTCAATGACAGTATAATTAAGTGAAATTGTAActttaagaacaaaaaacaaaaaacaaaaaaaaaagcagtgtgaGGGCTCACTGTTGGCATGTATTTCTTTTAACCAATCACAACAGTCACATTACATAATGCCCACAGTCAACATCTGGTGAGTCAGACTGTATATGTAACCCTGATTAAAGTTATGTTGGCGTACCTCTGGTTTGAAATCACTGCTGAAACAGAGCAACTTTTCctgagaaatattttctgttcctctgttcACAGCTGTTAAACTGTGTTAAGAGTGTATGTATCCATTTTACACACAGAACTGTGCCCCTGTGGTGGCAGAGCTGTTGACACATCTAATGGCTTCACAGCTTAGAATTTCTAATAAAGGACTTCTGCTCCCCCACCAGAAGGCTTATTGATGTGGAGCTGGATAAACATCCCCAGTCTTTTCACcatcaaatggaaataaaacCCTTCCCCCCTTCCTGATGAGCAAGTGAGACCTACTGTGGATCTATTAACAAAGAGCTTTCAGTTAATTGCTCTCACAGTTTTCACATATGCAGCCCTGGGGATGCTGATAGTATTCAGCATGTAGGACAGGAGAAGGTTTCTTTCACCGGTTAGTTTTCATTAGGCTTagatttagaatattttatacatttaaattacaaaattattgGGTATTGGGTATTATACGCAAAGTAGAGAGACAAGAAAAGCAGACAAGAtccatataataataataatgtcctacaaaaaaaataaaaacttacacTTCACATGAAATGTCCCATTAAGATAATACTTTACACCAACAGAATCAACTTCTTTTAATAAGCTTCATTAAAATCATTCAGCGGAACAGTGGAAAAAGTATCCCTCTCCAAATTTCAATGAAACTGCAGGGGGGCACcaatttttttaatcaaaatcaaattattgGACCGTTAGTCACCCGAACAAGTCAAGATCATTTATCTGGCCCCGTGCTGAGCTGTGAGCTGAGATGGAGAGCGAACAGGGGCTCTTTATCCCCACACATGCTGCATTTAAGGGCGTACAGTAGCAGACAGCACACAAGGAGCGAACAATGGCTGTCCGGCCATGACGAGGATTGTACAGCAGTGTCCACGatgtttgtttaaagaaatgaataaaagaaaaagagagatagagattAGACAGAAGAGATTTTAGAGTCAGAAGAGGGCAACAAGAGTAAATAATTAGAGCCACTTCAACCAGTCTCCAGTTAACTCGCACAAGACCGCACTTCAAAATGTGTGGAACAAAGTTAGGCTCCgttgttttgctttgaaataaaCTTGACTGTTAATGAAACAAAGTGGTACATATCTACATTTTAGCAAAGTGGAAAATCATCCTTAGCTGTGTGTCTTGTCCTGAGGTGCATAGCTGTAGTTTGCTAAGCTCAATAACGTTTCCCTACAAGCCAGACAGAAGTGAAAACTAGAAGTGACTTTTAGCTTAACATAGAGGCAAACGGgatga
This is a stretch of genomic DNA from Scatophagus argus isolate fScaArg1 chromosome 7, fScaArg1.pri, whole genome shotgun sequence. It encodes these proteins:
- the LOC124061916 gene encoding AT-rich interactive domain-containing protein 3A-like, whose translation is MMDYSKAQMSNLSEQVSPAGVKLEALMEQLQRQQEAKLEMNLQEKHFLQAQLLYAQHAAAARTSGSRLDSALFAKADGQTYQAAQQALNGHLSRIDPEEEDEGSDEEEEEMVEPEENNEVEEDEEAEDDEEEDEEDNGSHQQAKKPRLQQVTGFPFPPYSTSQLSAVKQMSETPPSATKHEEHEEKELQSPAGQPAFTSPNGFADWGYDESFKQRGGAAWAEDTMNDGGKVRGEPSRDFAKLYELDNDPHRKEFLDELFVFMQKRGTPVNRIPIMAKQVLDLYRLYKLVTEKGGLVEVINKKIWREITKGLNLPTSITSAAFTLRTQYMKYLYPFECEKKGLSSPGELQAAIDSNRREGRRPSYTNSLYRYSPSPSSTPHAVLSASTPTGHNGLSTSASPNLKKKTDEMSTPVLPSRLPMALALGQQQQQQQQLAQAATLEHLRERLERGGGAAADGPDKKMMHLAEEQQRLMQQALQQNLLAIASHFNPFNPSLKLNNGHESKQDLSLSISTTGAASISVSVEINGTVYSGTLFAQKSAAPVTPQTATMAGTSGFSSLSSSHSPTSSSSTSSKGPN